In the Sarcophilus harrisii chromosome 3, mSarHar1.11, whole genome shotgun sequence genome, one interval contains:
- the HTR1F gene encoding 5-hydroxytryptamine receptor 1F produces MDFLNLTDQNFTSEETVNRMPSKILVSLTLSLLALMTTAINSLVITAIIVTRKLHHPANYLICSLAVTDFLVAVLVMPFSIVYIVKETWLMGQVVCDIWLSVDITCCTCSILHLSAIALDRYRAITDAIEYARKRTPKQAGIMITIVWTISVFISIPPLFWRHQGTSKEDECIIKHDHIVFTIYSTFGAFYIPLTLILILYYKIYRAAKTLYHKRNASWITKGELNGQVLSESGERSTHLVSTPYVKEKSLSDPSADFDKIQNNVKSPKSEFKPEKSWRRQKISGTREKKAATILGLILGAFVICWLPFFVKEVVVNICEKCQISEELSNFLTWLGYLNSLINPLIYTIFNKDFKKAFQKLVRCRPYL; encoded by the coding sequence ATGGATTTCTTAAACTTGACAGATCAAAACTTTACCTCAGAGGAAACAGTCAATCGAATGCCATCTAAGATACTGGTCTCACTTACTCTGTCATTATTGGCACTGATGACAACTGCCATCAACTCCCTTGTGATCACTGCTATAATTGTTACTCGGAAGCTACATCACCCTGCCAACTATTTAATCTGCTCCCTTGCAGTTACTGATTTTCTAGTGGCAGTCCTCGTGATGCCCTTCAGCATTGTGTATATAGTGAAAGAAACTTGGCTCATGGGTCAAGTAGTCTGTGACATATGGTTGAGTGTTGACATTACCTGCTGCACATGTTCTATCTTGCACCTCTCAGCTATAGCGTTGGACAGGTATCGCGCAATCACAGATGCTATTGAGTATGCCAGAAAAAGGACACCTAAGCAGGCTGGTATTATGATTACCATAGTGTGGACTATTTCAGTTTTTATCTCTATACCCCCTCTATTCTGGAGACACCAAGGAACCAGCAAAGAAGATGAATGTATAATCAAACACGACCATATTGTCTTCACCATTTACTCTACATTTGGAGCATTCTACATACCATTGACATTGATATTGATCCTCTATTATAAAATATACAGGGCAGCAAAGACATTGTACCATAAGAGAAATGCTAGTTGGATTACCAAAGGAGAGCTGAATGGTCAGGTACTCTCGGAAAGTGGTGAGAGAAGTACTCACCTGGTCTCTACACCATATGTAAAAGAGAAGTCTTTATCTGACCCTTCAGCAGactttgataaaatacaaaacaatgtaAAAAGTCCCAAGTCCGAATTTAAACCAGAAAAATCTTGGCGACGACAAAAGATTTCTggaacaagagaaaagaaagcagCCACTATATTGGGGTTAATCTTAGGTGCATTTGTGATTTGCTGGCTTCCCTTTTTTGTCAAGGAAGTAGTTGTTAACATATGTGAGAAATGTCAAATTTCAGAAGAACTGTCTAATTTTTTGACATGGCTTGGCTATCTAAATTCTCTTATAAATCCATTGATCTACACAATCTTCAATAAAGACTTCAAGAAAGCATTTCAGAAACTTGTGAGATGCAGACCTTACCTTTAG